From the Diospyros lotus cultivar Yz01 chromosome 13, ASM1463336v1, whole genome shotgun sequence genome, one window contains:
- the LOC127789308 gene encoding glycerol-3-phosphate dehydrogenase [NAD(+)] GPDHC1, cytosolic, whose product MVAGTVEVMNHSIFLNGIPNGLEEKLDEFRQVLGKAEGDLLKIVGVGAGAWGSVFAALLQDSYGQFRDKIQIRIWRRPGRAVDRATAEHLFEVINARENVLRRLIWRCAYLKYVEARLGDRTLYADEILKDGFCLNMIDTPLCPLKVVTNLQEAVWDADIVVNGLPSTETREVFEEISRYWKERLTMPIIISLAKGIEAALEPVPHIITPTQMINRATGVPIENILYLGGPNIASEIYNKEYANARICGAEKWRIPLAKFLRQPHFIVWDNSDLVTHEVMGGLKNVYAIGAGMVAALTNESATSKSVYFAHCTSEMIFITHLLTKEPEKLAGPLLADTYVTLLKGRNAWYGQMIAKGELSLDVGDSIIGKGMIQGVSAVEAFYELLSQSSLSVLHPGEKRAVAPVELCPILKTLYKILIRREQKAQAILQALRDETLNDPRDRIEIAQTHAFFRPSLLGQP is encoded by the exons ATGGTTGCCGGAACAGTTGAGGTGATGAATCatagtatatttttaaatggaATACCAAATGGTTTGGAGGAAAAGCTTGATGAGTTTCGGCAAGTTCTTGGTAAGGCTGAAGGTGATTTGTTGAAGATTGTTGGTGTTGGAGCTGGTGCTTGGGGTAGTGTTTTCGCAGCTTTGCTTCAAGATAGCTATGGCCAATTTCGAGATAAGATTCAAATCAGAATATGGAGAAGGCCTGGCCGGGCTGTTGACAGAGCCACAGCAGAACACCTCTTTGAAGTGATCAATGCAAGGGAAAATGTACTCAGAAGGTTGATCTGGCGGTGTGCATATTTGAAGTATGTTGAAGCGAGATTGGGGGACCGTACACTCTATGCGGATGAGATATTGAAGGATGGATTTTGCTTGAACATGATTGATACACCTCTTTGTCCTTTGAAGGTTGTGACTAACTTGCAGGAGGCAGTTTGGGATGCTGATATCGTGGTGAATGGCTTGCCTTCAACAGAAACACGTGAAGTGTTCGAGGAGATCAGTAGGTACTGGAAAGAGAGACTTACAATGCCAATTATTATCTCTTTGGCAAAGGGTATAGAGGCTGCACTTGAACCCGTTCCTCATATTATTACACCCACACAAATGATTAATCGAGCAA CTGGGGTACCTATAGAAAACATCCTTTATCTTGGTGGACCAAATATTGCTTCAGAGATTTACAACAAAGAATATGCAAATGCTCGAATTTGTGGTGCTGAGAAGTGGAGGATACCACTAGCAAAGTTCCTAAGGCAACCCCATTTCATTGTTTGGGACAATAGTGATCTTGTCACTCATGAAGTTATGGGAGGATTGAAGAATGTCTATGCTATTGGTGCTG GAATGGTAGCAGCCCTAACAAATGAAAGTGCCACTAGCAAATCTGTGTATTTTGCACATTGTACATCGGAGATGATATTTATAACCCATTTGTTGACTAAAGAACCTGAGAAGCTTGCTGGCCCTCTGCTGGCTGACACTTATGTAACCCTGTTAAAGGGTCGTAATGCATGGTATGGTCAAATGATTGCCAAAGGGGAACTGAGCCTTGATGTCGGTGATAGCATTATTGGCAAGGGAATGATCCAG GGAGTGTCTGCAGTAGAAGCCTTTTATGAGCTTCTGAGTCAATCAAGCTTAAGTGTACTCCATCCCGGAGAAAAAAGGGCTGTTGCTCCGGTTGAGCTATGTCCCATCCTCAAGACGCTGTACAAAATACTGATCAGGAG GGAACAAAAGGCACAAGCAATTCTTCAAGCATTGAGGGATGAAACCTTGAATGATCCCAGAGATCGCATTGAGATTGCACAAACCCATGCTTTCTTCAGGCCTTCCCTTCTTGGCCAGCCTTGA
- the LOC127789200 gene encoding UDP-URONIC ACID TRANSPORTER 1-like, with protein sequence MSSPLPSSSLPSSSSSSLLFIASLVILWYSSNIGVLLLNKFLLSNYGFRFPIFLTMCHMSASALLSYISIVFFKFFPLQRLKSWSQLLRIATLSIVFCGSVVGGNISLRYLPVSFNQAVGATTPFFTAVFAYLMTFKREAWVTYAALVPVVTGVVIASGGEPSFHLYGFIMCISATAARAFKSVLQGILLSSEGEKLNSMNLLLYMAPIAVIVLLPATLLMEPDVLDVTLSLGMKDKLMWLLLSVNSVAAYLANLSNFLVTKHTSALTLQVLGNAKGAVAVVISILLFRNPVTFLGIGGYAITVMGVVAYGEAKRRFK encoded by the exons ATGTCGTCGCCGTTGCCTTCGTCGTCTTTGCCttcatcgtcgtcgtcgtctCTGCTCTTCATCGCATCGCTGGTCATCCTCTGGTACTCCTCCAACATCGGCGTCCTCCTCCTCAACAAGTTCCTGCTCTCCAACTATGGCTTCCGCTTCCCCATCTTCCTCACAATGTGCCATATGTCCGCCTCTGCTCTCCTCAGCTACATATCCATCGTCTTCTTCAAGTTCTTCCCGCTCCAGCGCCTCAAATCCTGGTCCCAGCTCCTGAGAATCGCGACTCTCAGCATCGTCTTCTGTGGCTCCGTCGTCGGCGGCAACATCTCCCTCAGGTACCTCCCCGTTTCCTTCAACCAGGCTGTCGGCGCCACCACGCCGTTCTTCACTGCGGTCTTCGCCTATCTGATGACCTTCAAGAGGGAGGCTTGGGTCACCTATGCTGCTCTCGTTCCCGTTGTTACTGGCGTTGTGATTGCAAGCGGG GGTGAGCCAAGCTTTCACTTGTATGGATTTATTATGTGCATAAGTGCAACAGCTGCCAGGGCCTTCAAGTCTGTTCTTCAGGGTATCCTTCTGTCTTCTGAAGG GGAGAAGTTGAACTCCATGAACTTGCTGCTGTATATGGCACCAATTGCTGTCATAGTTTTATTACCTGCAACACTTTTAATGGAGCCAGATGTGTTAGATGTCACCCTATCGCTTGGCATGAAGGATAAATTAATGTGGCTACTTCTTTCTGTTAATTCAGTTGCAGCTTATTTAGCCAATTTGTCCAATTTCTTGGTGACTAAGCATACAAGTGCACTCACACTCCAG GTATTAGGCAATGCAAAAGGGGCTGTGGCTGTGGTCATCTCAATACTCTTGTTTCGAAATCCGGTCACGTTTCTTGGTATTGGTGGCTATGCCATTACAGTTATGGGGGTTGTTGCTTATGGAGAGGCCAAGAGGAGATTCAAATGA
- the LOC127789158 gene encoding S-formylglutathione hydrolase produces METKPTEISSSKMFGGYNKRYKHFSPTLGCSMTFHIYFPPSSPSRKPPVLYWLSGLTCTDENFIIKSGAQHVASSEGVALIAPDTSPRGLNVEGEADSWDFGVGAGFYLNATQEKWKNWRMYDYVVKELPKLLGENFPQLDTSRASIFGHSMGGHGALTIYLKNLDKYKSVSAFAPIANPISCPWGHKAFTNYLGGNKAEWEEYDATCLIAKFNDVRATILIDQGEDDKFLHDQLMPHKFEEACRKANVPLLLRLQPGYDHSYYFIATFMDDHIRHHAQALKACN; encoded by the exons ATGGAGACGAAACCAACAGAAATCAGCAGCTCAAAGATGTTTGGAGGATACAACAAGAGATACAAGCATTTTAGCCCAACCCTCGGCTGTTCCATGACCTTCCACATCTATTTTcccccttcttctccttcccgcAAACCCCCT GTACTCTACTGGCTTTCTGGCCTTACTTGTACAGACgagaattttataattaaatccGGTGCCCAGCACGTTGCTTCAAGTGAGGGTGTTGCCCTGATTGCACCAGATACATCTCCAA GAGGCCTGAATGTGGAAGGGGAGGCAGACAGCTGGGATTTTGGTGTAG GTGCTGGATTTTATCTGAATGCCACCCAAGAGAAGTGGAAGAACTGGCGGATGTATGACTATGTTGTCAAGGAATTGCCAAAGCTTCTTGGTGAAAACTTTCCACAGCTGGATACATCACGGGCATCTATATTTGGTCATTCTATGGGTGGACATGGAGCTCTGACAATCTACTTGAAAAACCTGGACAAGTATAAG TCGGTGTCAGCATTTGCGCCTATAGCAAATCCTATTAGCTGTCCTTGGGGTCATAAAGCTTTCACAAACTATTTGGGTGGAAATAAAGCTGAGTGGGAG GAGTATGATGCAACTTGCCTGATAGCCAAATTCAATGATGTTCGTGCTACCATTCTGATTGATCAA GGAGAGGATGACAAATTCCTCCATGATCAATTGATGCCACATAAGTTTGAGGAGGCATGCAGGAAGGCCAATGTTCCCCTCCTATTGCGATTGCAGCCCGGTTATGATCACTCCTACTATTTCATTGCCACCTTCATGGATGACCATATCCGTCACCATGCTCAAGCCCTTAAAGCCTGTAATTAG